One genomic region from Terriglobus aquaticus encodes:
- a CDS encoding ABC transporter ATP-binding protein, whose translation MTDRAVETDTAPLFIDLSAVSVMRGDAVVLHDIALEIPAGQCVAILGPNGCGKSTLVQTLTRELYPVVRPGMHVRIFGRERWDVTELRRRLGIVPSTAPPRDALGVPALEVVTAGFFSAARLWPNLRPTAEMREEAYAGMERLGIASLADRELGAMSAGQQKRVMIARALCSSGDGSGQRVLLLDEPSNALDLRAQHELRETLMRLAGDGVGLVLVTHHTQDIVPAFERVLMMQSGRIMADGTPSDLLTAEALSDLYDLQLQVQQRDDLYFAF comes from the coding sequence ATGACGGACCGGGCAGTGGAGACAGACACCGCACCGCTGTTTATCGATCTCAGCGCAGTGTCCGTGATGCGCGGGGATGCCGTGGTGCTGCACGACATCGCGCTGGAGATCCCGGCAGGGCAGTGTGTGGCCATTCTGGGGCCGAACGGATGTGGCAAGTCCACGCTGGTCCAAACGTTGACGCGTGAGCTGTATCCCGTGGTGCGGCCGGGTATGCACGTGCGCATCTTTGGCCGCGAGCGCTGGGATGTGACAGAGCTGCGGCGGCGGCTAGGCATTGTGCCTTCCACTGCGCCGCCTCGCGATGCGCTGGGCGTGCCTGCGTTGGAGGTCGTGACCGCCGGCTTTTTTTCCGCAGCGCGATTGTGGCCAAACCTGCGGCCGACCGCAGAGATGCGAGAAGAGGCATACGCAGGCATGGAGCGACTCGGCATAGCTAGTCTGGCGGACCGGGAGCTTGGTGCCATGTCCGCAGGGCAGCAGAAACGGGTGATGATCGCGCGAGCGCTCTGCTCCAGCGGCGATGGCAGCGGCCAACGTGTGCTGTTGCTGGATGAGCCATCGAACGCGCTTGACCTGCGCGCCCAGCATGAGTTGCGCGAGACGTTGATGCGGCTTGCGGGGGACGGAGTGGGCCTGGTACTAGTGACTCACCACACGCAAGACATCGTCCCTGCATTTGAGCGAGTGCTAATGATGCAGTCGGGGCGCATCATGGCAGACGGAACACCGAGCGACCTGCTTACCGCTGAGGCGTTGAGCGATCTGTACGACCTGCAGTTGCAGGTTCAGCAGCGCGATGATCTCTACTTCGCGTTCTGA
- a CDS encoding metallophosphoesterase encodes MPTRAREIRFGVRARLPLLLLFVLALLAPALGPALRAQAAPAGTVTAALLSDPHLDPFRDPSRAKRLAAAPVAQWSAILAEPPAADAAAQFANLQATCNEKLTDSDPALELSAFDDAAKAHPSVVLVPGDMLVHGFACRYRTLLDPSGTDSSGLSDFAAKTIEFQLLQLQQRFPEATIHFAPGNNDTDCEDYALDEDSRLLHRLAPTISAGWRNTSAHDRDLARQDFMRFGSYALPMAATLPNTRVIALDDLYLASDYKGTCGHQANRASAAALLSWLRGQLAAARAAHQAVWVLAHIPPEVNIYRTYLHPHDICHGQAPATFFPDDTFANLLVEYADTVRVFISGHSHVDEIHRIEGSDSAAPGVALKTVPSISPVSGNAPAYLLAQIDPGSATLVDYSKRVATAVSPATPAGAEPSQAWRWSTAYDFRERYSEPNFTARSVSDLLHRWETTPDAAATQIDAYQTSLASGLRLFAVRATWPQQRCAMQHSSAAGFTACACSAPGGMLPPAQNAK; translated from the coding sequence ATGCCGACCCGCGCACGGGAAATTCGTTTCGGTGTGCGCGCGAGACTTCCGTTGCTTCTGCTGTTTGTTCTTGCTCTGCTCGCGCCCGCGCTGGGGCCAGCGTTGCGCGCGCAGGCCGCGCCCGCCGGCACAGTCACGGCCGCGCTGCTGAGCGATCCGCATCTCGATCCGTTCCGCGACCCCTCGCGCGCGAAACGCCTGGCTGCTGCGCCGGTCGCGCAGTGGTCGGCCATTCTTGCTGAACCGCCAGCGGCCGACGCGGCCGCCCAGTTCGCCAATCTGCAGGCTACCTGCAACGAGAAGCTAACGGATTCCGACCCAGCGCTGGAGCTTTCGGCCTTCGACGATGCCGCGAAGGCCCACCCGTCCGTCGTGCTCGTCCCCGGAGACATGCTGGTGCACGGATTCGCCTGCCGCTACCGCACCTTGCTCGATCCCTCTGGGACGGACAGCTCCGGCCTGTCAGACTTCGCCGCAAAGACCATCGAGTTCCAGTTGCTGCAGTTGCAGCAGCGCTTTCCCGAGGCGACGATCCACTTCGCTCCCGGCAACAACGACACCGACTGCGAAGATTACGCGCTGGATGAGGACAGCCGCTTGCTTCACCGGCTGGCGCCGACGATCTCCGCCGGTTGGCGCAATACCTCAGCCCACGATCGCGACCTCGCTCGGCAGGACTTCATGCGTTTCGGTTCGTACGCGCTGCCTATGGCGGCGACCCTGCCCAACACGCGCGTGATCGCGCTCGACGACCTCTATCTCGCGTCGGACTACAAGGGAACCTGTGGGCATCAAGCGAATCGCGCCAGCGCCGCCGCTTTGCTGTCCTGGCTTCGTGGTCAGCTTGCTGCTGCCCGAGCCGCACACCAGGCGGTCTGGGTTCTTGCCCACATCCCGCCGGAGGTGAACATCTACCGGACCTACCTGCACCCGCACGACATCTGCCACGGGCAGGCGCCAGCTACCTTCTTCCCTGACGACACATTCGCCAATCTCCTGGTTGAATACGCCGACACGGTGCGCGTTTTCATCTCGGGTCATTCCCATGTGGACGAAATCCATCGCATCGAAGGCAGCGACTCCGCCGCTCCGGGTGTCGCACTGAAGACGGTCCCATCCATCTCCCCTGTCAGCGGCAATGCTCCCGCTTACCTCCTCGCACAGATCGATCCCGGTTCGGCAACGCTGGTGGACTACAGCAAGCGAGTCGCGACCGCAGTCTCTCCAGCGACGCCGGCGGGTGCAGAGCCGTCGCAAGCTTGGCGATGGTCCACGGCTTACGACTTCCGCGAGCGGTACTCTGAGCCGAACTTCACGGCGCGCAGCGTGAGCGACCTACTGCACCGCTGGGAGACAACACCCGACGCCGCTGCGACGCAGATCGATGCGTACCAGACTTCGTTGGCCTCCGGCCTGCGGCTGTTTGCGGTCCGCGCGACGTGGCCCCAGCAACGATGTGCCATGCAGCACAGCAGCGCCGCCGGGTTTACGGCGTGCGCCTGCTCAGCGCCCGGCGGTATGTTGCCTCCCGCTCAGAACGCGAAGTAG
- a CDS encoding GNAT family N-acetyltransferase, producing the protein MPGASVRKARLQDAANIFELVNSLSGDGTLLRRQYAEICENVRDFFVAESEGGIFLGCGALHLYGPHLAEVRSIVVKPEAKGQGAGGKLLKALLAEAEEHGVQTTCLFTRIPDFFFHYGFRTTMDRTALPDKIYKDCQKCPRLHACDELAMIRGPVPRVAVLGPTKIKQPELVPLQIAFTGTDR; encoded by the coding sequence ATGCCCGGAGCTAGCGTTCGCAAGGCCCGGCTGCAGGATGCGGCCAACATCTTCGAGCTGGTCAACTCGCTCTCGGGGGATGGCACGCTGTTGCGCCGGCAGTACGCGGAGATCTGCGAAAACGTTCGTGACTTCTTCGTCGCGGAGTCGGAAGGCGGCATCTTTCTCGGCTGCGGCGCCCTGCACCTGTACGGTCCGCACCTGGCCGAGGTGCGCTCGATCGTCGTGAAACCAGAAGCCAAGGGCCAGGGCGCCGGCGGCAAGCTGCTGAAGGCCTTGCTGGCCGAAGCAGAGGAGCACGGCGTGCAAACCACGTGCCTCTTCACGCGTATCCCGGATTTTTTCTTTCACTACGGCTTCCGCACTACCATGGATCGCACCGCGCTGCCCGACAAGATCTACAAGGATTGCCAGAAGTGTCCTCGGCTGCATGCCTGCGATGAATTGGCGATGATCCGCGGACCGGTGCCGCGCGTCGCTGTGCTGGGGCCAACCAAGATCAAGCAGCCGGAACTCGTCCCTTTGCAAATCGCATTTACCGGAACGGATCGCTGA
- the argH gene encoding argininosuccinate lyase: protein MATQPTKMWSGRFREPLDPDFEQWQRSFVFDWRLIPMEASASIAHARMIAAAGILTADEEQQMIEALGQLVRQEGLNDERTIFDAGAPWADSASQAEDVHHFVELELKRQIGDLALKLHTGRSRNEQIATDMRLYVGDSMYLIAEGMKRWALALVELAEQAGDAVMPSYTHLQRAEPVLVAHWLLAYVSMIERDLSRLADCKKRLSFCPLGSGAVAGATLPLDREIASRALWFTAPTPNSIDATSDRDFAIEFVQVLSTFALHISRFAEEITLFASSEFQFIELPEAFSTGSSAMPQKKNPDFTELLRGKCSRVTGALSTLLMLVKGLPLAYNKDLQEGQEAVFNASDTIIEITVLLHRFTSSLRFRYERMQEAASRGYLNAMAAATYLSNKGVPFRKAHEKIGNAVRFALESGRELNALSVEELKQFGDEFGPDFHDAISLRATIDCHDVIGGTAMKRVLAALGEARARLSEQSAVEMLDGTLREAEYARS, encoded by the coding sequence ATGGCGACCCAACCGACAAAGATGTGGTCCGGCCGCTTTCGCGAGCCTCTCGATCCTGACTTCGAGCAGTGGCAGCGCTCGTTTGTGTTCGACTGGCGGCTGATTCCGATGGAAGCGAGCGCCAGTATCGCCCATGCGCGGATGATCGCGGCTGCAGGCATTCTGACGGCCGACGAAGAGCAGCAAATGATCGAAGCTCTAGGTCAGCTTGTGCGGCAGGAAGGCCTGAACGACGAGCGCACCATCTTCGACGCGGGCGCTCCCTGGGCAGACTCGGCAAGTCAGGCAGAAGACGTTCACCATTTTGTCGAGTTGGAGCTGAAGCGCCAGATCGGCGACCTCGCCCTGAAGCTGCACACGGGCCGCAGCCGCAACGAACAGATTGCGACAGACATGCGGCTGTACGTGGGCGACAGCATGTACCTGATCGCAGAGGGCATGAAGCGCTGGGCGCTCGCGCTGGTTGAACTTGCAGAGCAGGCTGGGGATGCGGTGATGCCGTCGTACACACACCTGCAGCGCGCGGAGCCGGTGCTGGTGGCGCACTGGCTGCTTGCCTATGTTTCCATGATCGAACGCGATCTTTCGCGCCTTGCGGATTGCAAGAAGCGGCTCAGCTTTTGCCCGCTTGGCTCTGGCGCCGTGGCCGGGGCAACGCTGCCGTTGGATCGCGAGATCGCGAGCCGTGCGCTGTGGTTTACCGCTCCCACACCCAACAGCATCGACGCGACCTCTGACCGTGACTTCGCCATCGAGTTCGTCCAAGTGCTCTCGACGTTTGCCTTGCACATCTCGCGGTTCGCGGAAGAGATCACGCTCTTCGCATCTTCGGAGTTTCAGTTTATCGAGCTTCCAGAGGCATTCTCCACCGGCTCTTCGGCGATGCCGCAGAAGAAGAATCCGGACTTCACGGAATTGCTACGCGGTAAGTGTTCGAGAGTCACCGGTGCGTTGTCCACGTTGCTGATGCTGGTGAAGGGTCTTCCTCTGGCATACAACAAGGATCTTCAGGAAGGGCAGGAAGCTGTCTTCAACGCGAGCGACACCATCATCGAGATCACGGTGCTGCTGCATCGCTTTACCTCGTCACTGCGGTTCCGCTACGAGCGCATGCAGGAGGCGGCATCCCGGGGATATCTGAACGCGATGGCAGCCGCGACGTATCTCTCCAACAAGGGCGTGCCTTTCCGCAAGGCACACGAGAAGATCGGCAATGCTGTTCGCTTTGCATTGGAAAGTGGGCGCGAGTTGAACGCTCTTTCCGTCGAGGAACTGAAGCAGTTTGGCGATGAGTTTGGGCCGGACTTCCACGATGCAATCTCGCTGCGAGCAACCATCGACTGCCATGACGTGATTGGTGGAACGGCGATGAAGCGCGTGCTGGCGGCGCTCGGGGAAGCACGCGCGCGGCTCTCCGAGCAGAGCGCGGTGGAGATGCTGGACGGAACTCTCCGGGAGGCTGAGTATGCCCGGAGCTAG
- the argG gene encoding argininosuccinate synthase gives MSVILESLPVGQKVGIAFSGGLDTSAALHWMKRKGAVPYAYTANLGQPDESDYEAIPRKALEYGAEQARLIDCRPQLVREGIAALQAGAFHITTAGVTYFNTTPIGRAVTGTMLVTAMQEDGVNIWGDGSTYKGNDIERFYRYGLLVNPDLKVYKPWLDSAFIDELGGRAEMSAFLQQSGFEYKMSLEKAYSTDSNILGATHEAKDLEHLSTSMKIVAPIMGVASWKDDVAVKPETITVRFAEGVPVALNGTEYTDSVELMLEANRIGGRHGLGMSDQIENRIIEAKSRGIYEAPGLALLFIAYERLITGIHNEDTIEQYRENGRKLGRLLYQGRWFDPQAIMLREASQRWVARPVTGEVTMELRRGNDYTILNTESANLTFAPERLSMEKTESTFSPRDRIGQLTMRNLDITDTRAKLKTYSESGLIQLSGGAQGGSEMPQLKGAE, from the coding sequence ATGTCGGTCATTCTTGAGTCGTTGCCGGTTGGGCAAAAGGTTGGGATCGCGTTCTCAGGCGGTCTCGACACGTCCGCCGCGCTGCACTGGATGAAGCGCAAAGGCGCTGTTCCCTACGCCTACACGGCGAATTTAGGTCAGCCGGACGAGTCGGACTATGAGGCCATCCCGCGCAAGGCGCTGGAATACGGCGCCGAGCAGGCTCGCCTGATCGATTGCCGCCCGCAGCTTGTTCGTGAGGGCATAGCTGCTCTGCAGGCTGGAGCGTTCCACATCACCACGGCGGGCGTCACGTACTTCAACACCACGCCCATCGGTCGTGCCGTTACCGGCACCATGCTCGTGACCGCCATGCAGGAAGACGGCGTCAACATCTGGGGCGACGGCAGCACCTACAAGGGCAACGACATCGAGCGGTTCTACCGTTACGGTCTGCTGGTGAATCCGGATCTGAAGGTCTATAAACCCTGGCTGGATTCAGCGTTCATCGACGAGCTTGGGGGCCGCGCGGAAATGTCGGCGTTCCTGCAGCAAAGCGGCTTTGAATACAAGATGTCTTTGGAGAAAGCGTACTCGACGGACTCCAACATTCTGGGCGCGACGCATGAAGCGAAGGACCTCGAACACCTGAGCACGTCCATGAAGATCGTTGCGCCCATCATGGGTGTCGCCTCGTGGAAGGACGATGTTGCCGTGAAGCCGGAGACGATCACCGTACGCTTCGCGGAAGGCGTGCCCGTTGCGCTGAATGGCACCGAGTACACCGACAGTGTCGAACTCATGCTGGAAGCGAACCGCATCGGCGGCCGTCACGGCCTCGGTATGAGCGACCAGATCGAGAACCGCATCATTGAGGCGAAGAGCCGCGGCATCTACGAGGCGCCCGGTCTTGCGCTCCTCTTCATCGCGTACGAGCGTCTGATCACCGGCATTCACAACGAAGACACGATCGAGCAGTATCGCGAGAACGGCCGCAAGCTGGGCCGCCTGCTTTACCAGGGTCGCTGGTTCGATCCGCAAGCGATCATGCTGCGCGAAGCGTCCCAGCGCTGGGTCGCACGTCCCGTTACGGGCGAAGTGACAATGGAACTGCGCCGGGGCAACGATTACACGATTCTGAACACGGAAAGCGCCAACCTCACCTTTGCGCCGGAGCGCCTCTCGATGGAGAAGACAGAATCCACCTTCTCGCCGCGTGACCGCATCGGCCAGCTCACCATGCGCAATCTCGACATCACCGATACCCGCGCGAAGCTGAAGACCTACTCGGAATCGGGTCTAATCCAACTGAGCGGTGGTGCGCAGGGCGGCTCGGAAATGCCACAACTGAAGGGTGCGGAATAA
- the argF gene encoding ornithine carbamoyltransferase, producing the protein MDSSKTVVMNRPEHEQPRPRVELGIQSDAAFTEAAKALRGRDLTSISDLSVQELAAILELAHAVKGRPEDFRHALDAKQMVLIFEKASLRTRLTFETAINTCGGNAIFVDQTQSVLGERESLADVAHNLERWVDVIVLRTYAHETVTEIGENAKVPVINALSDYEHPCQAIADFCTLEERFGSCEGLKFTYVGDGNNVCHSLMLAGALLGAHVTVATPKGYEPELDVIHKAIAFAEQTGGSIQLMHDPVRAVTGADAVYTDVCISMGQENEATKRTPIFRPYQVNEDLMKHAAEHSVFMHCLPAHRGQEVTDAVIDSAQSIVFDQAENRLHAQKALLLMLLGGAKRIPRDRGMGKRRRA; encoded by the coding sequence ATGGATAGCAGCAAGACCGTAGTGATGAATCGGCCGGAGCACGAACAGCCCCGGCCACGTGTAGAGCTTGGGATCCAGTCGGATGCCGCGTTCACCGAGGCGGCTAAGGCTCTGCGCGGACGCGACCTCACGTCCATCTCCGACCTTTCCGTGCAGGAACTTGCCGCGATCCTTGAGCTTGCGCACGCGGTCAAGGGACGGCCTGAGGACTTTCGTCACGCTCTGGACGCAAAGCAGATGGTGCTGATCTTTGAGAAGGCATCGCTGCGTACGCGGCTCACCTTTGAGACCGCGATCAACACGTGCGGCGGAAATGCAATCTTTGTCGATCAAACGCAATCGGTTCTGGGCGAGCGCGAGTCGCTGGCCGATGTGGCGCACAACCTGGAGCGCTGGGTCGATGTGATTGTGCTTCGCACCTACGCGCATGAGACGGTGACAGAGATCGGCGAGAATGCCAAAGTTCCGGTGATCAATGCCCTCTCTGACTACGAACACCCTTGCCAGGCCATCGCGGACTTCTGCACGCTGGAGGAGCGCTTCGGTTCCTGCGAAGGCCTCAAGTTCACCTATGTGGGCGACGGCAACAATGTCTGTCACTCGTTGATGCTGGCGGGCGCTCTACTCGGAGCGCACGTTACGGTAGCGACTCCCAAGGGCTACGAACCGGAGCTGGACGTGATTCACAAGGCCATCGCCTTTGCGGAGCAGACCGGCGGATCGATTCAGTTGATGCACGACCCGGTGAGGGCCGTGACCGGTGCCGATGCCGTGTACACGGACGTTTGCATCAGCATGGGCCAGGAGAACGAAGCGACCAAGCGCACGCCGATCTTCCGGCCCTACCAGGTGAATGAGGACCTGATGAAGCACGCGGCCGAACACAGCGTCTTCATGCATTGCCTGCCGGCGCATCGCGGGCAGGAGGTCACCGACGCCGTGATCGACTCGGCGCAAAGCATCGTCTTCGACCAGGCGGAGAACCGACTGCACGCCCAGAAGGCGCTGCTGCTGATGCTGCTGGGTGGAGCCAAGCGCATTCCGCGCGACCGCGGCATGGGCAAACGCCGCCGGGCCTAG
- a CDS encoding aspartate aminotransferase family protein: MIANHEPIAKDGGATNMNLVATQAAEQKLLLSTYDRHPVLFTRGEGVHLVDDAGTRYLDLLSGIGVCGLGYNHPAINKAIAEQVATGLLHTSNLFFHSHTATLALKLTELTGMDRVFLCNSGTEAWEAALKLARAHAELLRSEGKHIGTRILALEHSFHGRTMGSVATTHKHKYREPFQPVMPGVTFVPFNDVDALRSAFSEDICAICIEPLQGEGGIHPVPQEFFAAARELCDSTGALLLADEIQSGMGRTGKWCAYQHTGIQPDVTTLAKPIAGGLPMGAMCCNEEAARAITPGMHGTTFGGGPLVCAVALAVIDEIERSSLLDHVSEVGAYFKQQLEEFASRHPVVAEVRGMGLMLGMDMHSAEIAGELQGRMMLEKHILLNRTSETVLRFLPPFLLTHAQVDETIAALESLLPEIEAKQTSEVEAAGEAVHG; encoded by the coding sequence ATGATCGCGAACCACGAACCGATTGCGAAGGACGGAGGTGCAACCAACATGAACCTTGTTGCGACCCAGGCGGCTGAACAGAAGCTGCTGCTTTCCACGTACGACCGCCATCCGGTTTTGTTCACGCGCGGTGAAGGCGTTCACTTGGTTGACGATGCGGGCACACGGTACCTTGACCTGCTCAGCGGCATCGGCGTGTGTGGTCTGGGATACAACCACCCGGCCATCAACAAGGCCATTGCCGAGCAGGTTGCGACGGGCCTGCTACATACGTCAAACCTCTTCTTTCACAGCCACACCGCCACGTTGGCGCTGAAGCTGACCGAACTGACCGGCATGGACCGCGTGTTCCTGTGCAACAGCGGCACAGAGGCGTGGGAGGCGGCGTTGAAGCTGGCTCGCGCGCATGCAGAACTGTTGCGCTCCGAAGGCAAGCACATCGGCACACGCATTCTCGCGCTGGAGCATAGCTTCCACGGCCGCACCATGGGTTCGGTCGCGACCACGCACAAGCACAAGTACCGTGAGCCGTTTCAGCCGGTCATGCCGGGCGTCACCTTTGTTCCGTTCAACGACGTGGATGCCTTGCGCTCCGCGTTCTCGGAAGACATCTGCGCCATCTGCATTGAGCCACTCCAGGGCGAAGGTGGCATCCATCCCGTCCCGCAGGAGTTCTTCGCCGCAGCACGTGAGCTGTGCGATTCCACGGGCGCGCTCCTGCTGGCCGACGAGATCCAGAGCGGCATGGGCCGCACCGGCAAGTGGTGCGCCTACCAGCACACGGGCATTCAGCCCGATGTGACGACGCTGGCCAAGCCGATCGCCGGCGGCCTGCCGATGGGCGCCATGTGCTGCAACGAAGAAGCAGCTCGTGCGATCACTCCAGGCATGCACGGCACCACCTTCGGTGGCGGGCCGCTGGTCTGCGCCGTCGCGCTTGCCGTGATCGACGAGATTGAGCGCTCTTCCCTGCTGGACCACGTGAGTGAGGTGGGCGCCTACTTCAAGCAGCAGCTTGAGGAGTTCGCATCCCGGCACCCGGTCGTCGCGGAAGTGCGCGGCATGGGCCTGATGCTCGGCATGGACATGCACTCCGCCGAAATCGCAGGCGAACTTCAGGGGCGCATGATGCTCGAGAAGCACATCCTGCTGAATCGCACCAGTGAAACTGTCCTGCGCTTCCTGCCTCCGTTCCTGCTTACGCACGCGCAGGTAGACGAAACTATTGCAGCCCTCGAGTCGCTGCTGCCTGAGATCGAAGCAAAGCAGACGAGCGAGGTTGAGGCTGCTGGAGAAGCGGTACATGGATAG
- the argB gene encoding acetylglutamate kinase: MKYVVKLGGASLEQPELLQAIGKAIADLVADGHRVAVVHGGGVQLTRTLAQMGKESQFISGLRVTDAETRDAALMVLAGRVNKSLVASLNQQGQSAVGICGGDGQVFRARKKRTTPDLGFVGEIAATDPRWIEAIWTMNSVPVISSIALGFDGEYYNINADEMAAATAACVKADALVFLTDVPGVKGADGTVMRWLSLRDVPALQQNSVISGGMLPKLNACRDALQAGVKRVRILPAEAARVLPDLISSRVEQGTEVMAA, from the coding sequence TTGAAGTACGTGGTGAAGTTGGGCGGCGCCTCCCTGGAACAACCCGAACTGCTCCAGGCGATCGGCAAGGCCATCGCAGACTTGGTAGCGGACGGGCACAGGGTCGCCGTGGTACATGGTGGCGGCGTGCAGTTGACCCGCACGCTGGCGCAGATGGGTAAGGAATCGCAGTTCATCAGTGGTTTGCGTGTGACAGATGCCGAAACGCGCGATGCCGCGCTGATGGTGCTTGCCGGGCGCGTCAACAAGTCCCTGGTGGCATCTCTCAATCAGCAGGGGCAATCCGCTGTCGGCATTTGCGGCGGCGACGGGCAGGTGTTTCGCGCGCGTAAGAAAAGAACCACGCCGGATTTGGGATTTGTCGGTGAGATCGCTGCCACCGACCCGCGTTGGATCGAGGCTATCTGGACGATGAACTCCGTGCCCGTCATCAGTTCCATCGCGCTTGGTTTTGACGGCGAGTACTACAACATCAACGCCGACGAGATGGCCGCAGCGACCGCAGCCTGCGTGAAGGCAGACGCGCTCGTATTCCTCACGGACGTGCCCGGAGTGAAGGGCGCGGACGGCACCGTTATGCGTTGGTTGTCGCTGCGCGATGTTCCGGCGCTGCAACAGAACTCGGTGATCAGCGGCGGCATGCTGCCGAAGCTGAACGCCTGCCGCGACGCTCTGCAGGCCGGCGTGAAGCGTGTCCGCATTCTTCCGGCCGAGGCAGCCCGCGTTCTGCCCGACCTGATCAGTTCCCGCGTCGAACAGGGTACGGAGGTGATGGCAGCATGA
- the argC gene encoding N-acetyl-gamma-glutamyl-phosphate reductase, with amino-acid sequence MSAVMEQAESKKTATQASGLRTAVAGVSGYAGAELARLLLAHPRLQGTVPTFLGRMDANSAAGAQSLYDLHPQLARHSGGPAPEVTPFTWEQLQDRGTEVLFLALPHEQSREWVPEAIARGMRVIDLSGAWRLHDPANAAVYKLHDADPAAAARLQAAAVYGCPELHRSAIAGASLVANPGCYATSIILALAPLIQTGMLDLDRGIIADAKSGVSGAGKAPTPKTHFMYAADNLSAYGVFGHRHTGELLEQLGLQSDQIQFTPHLLPIPRGILSTIYARLAGNATAVDIERTLRSFYADSPMVRVRRAGELPQILHVAHTNFCDIGFEVGPDGKRLVLVSCLDNLLKGAAGQAVQNLNVMCGWNESEGLL; translated from the coding sequence ATGAGCGCGGTGATGGAGCAAGCGGAATCCAAGAAGACAGCGACGCAGGCATCGGGCCTGCGCACGGCCGTCGCCGGTGTGTCCGGATACGCCGGCGCGGAGCTTGCCCGCCTCCTACTGGCACATCCTCGCCTGCAGGGCACGGTTCCCACCTTTCTCGGCCGCATGGACGCGAACTCGGCTGCCGGCGCGCAGTCCCTGTATGACCTGCACCCACAGCTTGCGAGGCATAGTGGTGGGCCCGCGCCGGAGGTGACGCCGTTCACGTGGGAGCAGCTACAGGATCGTGGAACTGAAGTTCTGTTCCTGGCTCTACCTCACGAGCAATCGCGCGAGTGGGTGCCCGAGGCAATCGCTCGCGGCATGCGCGTGATCGATCTGTCCGGCGCGTGGCGCCTGCACGACCCAGCCAACGCGGCGGTGTATAAGCTGCACGACGCCGATCCGGCAGCGGCGGCGCGGCTGCAGGCGGCTGCGGTCTACGGCTGCCCGGAGCTGCACCGCTCTGCCATTGCTGGGGCGTCGCTGGTGGCCAACCCGGGTTGTTACGCGACCTCGATCATTCTTGCTCTGGCGCCGCTGATTCAGACGGGTATGCTCGATCTGGATCGCGGCATCATCGCTGATGCCAAGTCCGGCGTGAGCGGCGCGGGCAAGGCGCCCACGCCCAAGACTCACTTTATGTACGCGGCCGACAACCTGTCCGCCTACGGCGTCTTCGGTCATCGGCACACCGGTGAACTTCTGGAGCAGCTCGGCTTGCAATCGGACCAGATTCAGTTCACGCCGCACCTGCTGCCGATTCCGCGCGGCATTCTGAGCACGATCTATGCACGTCTCGCTGGGAACGCGACTGCCGTCGACATCGAGCGCACCTTGCGCAGCTTCTACGCGGATAGCCCGATGGTTCGGGTGCGGCGAGCTGGCGAGCTGCCCCAGATCCTGCACGTGGCGCACACGAACTTCTGCGACATCGGCTTTGAGGTGGGGCCGGACGGAAAGCGGCTTGTGCTGGTGAGCTGCCTGGACAACCTGTTGAAGGGTGCGGCCGGACAGGCCGTTCAGAACCTGAACGTGATGTGTGGATGGAACGAATCGGAGGGCCTGCTTTGA
- a CDS encoding arginine repressor yields MKQQRHAAIRDMLANSTVTSQDELRRKLQKRGFTVTQATLSRDMHELHIFKGPNGYALAGPGHEDDDDVPAIKETLENFGLEVKQAQNLLIVITTTGSAQPVAAALDYEDWPELMGSIAGDDTVLIICADSEQAAVLKERMEGLIG; encoded by the coding sequence TTGAAGCAACAGAGACACGCGGCAATCCGCGACATGCTGGCAAACTCCACGGTCACCTCGCAGGACGAGCTTCGTCGCAAACTTCAGAAACGTGGCTTTACCGTGACCCAGGCCACGCTTTCGCGCGACATGCACGAACTGCATATCTTCAAGGGTCCGAATGGATATGCACTTGCCGGACCGGGTCACGAGGATGACGACGATGTCCCCGCGATCAAAGAAACGCTGGAGAACTTCGGCCTGGAGGTGAAGCAGGCGCAGAACCTGCTGATCGTCATCACCACCACCGGATCCGCGCAGCCCGTCGCCGCTGCTTTGGATTACGAAGACTGGCCGGAACTGATGGGTTCGATCGCCGGCGACGACACAGTGCTCATCATCTGCGCGGATTCCGAACAGGCAGCGGTGTTGAAAGAGCGCATGGAAGGACTGATCGGGTAA